In a single window of the Raphanus sativus cultivar WK10039 chromosome 9, ASM80110v3, whole genome shotgun sequence genome:
- the LOC108823702 gene encoding nucleosome assembly protein 1;2-like isoform X1, producing the protein MSSDKVNNLNMSDLTAALNEEDRAGLVNALKNKLQNLAGQHSDVLENLSPAVRKRVEVLREIQNQHDEIEAKFFEERAALEAKYQKLYQPFYTKRYEIVTGVVEVEGGPEEVKTEQGEDKAAEEKGVPDFWLIALKNNEITAEEITERDEGALKYLKDIKWNKVEEPKGFKLDFFFDENPYFKNTVLSKTYHMIDEDEPILEKAIGTEIEWYPGKCLTQKILKKKPKKGSKNTKPITKTEDCESFFNFFSPPQVPDDEDDLDDDMAEELQGQMEHDYDIGSTIKEKIISHAVSWFTGEAVDPDDLEMDDDDDEIDEDDDEDEEDDEEDEEDDDEDEEEEQGKKSSAGHKKSGRSQLAEGQQGERPPECKQQ; encoded by the exons ATGAGCAGCGACAAGGTCAACAACTTGAACATGTCCGATCTCACTGCCG CTCTTAACGAGGAGGATAGAGCTGGGCTTGTCAATGCTCTTAAg AACAAGTTGCAGAATTTGGCTGGACAACACTCTGATGTCCTTGAGAACTTGAGTCCTGCCGTCAGGAAGCGTGTCGAGGTTCTTAGAGAGATTCAG AACCAACATGATGAAATCGAAGCCAAGTTTTTCGAGGAGAGGGCAGCTCTAGAAGCTAAATATCAGAAATTGTATCAGCCTTTCTATACCAAG CGATATGAGATTGTCACTGGTGTGGTTGAAGTTGAAGGTGGACCAGAAGAAGTGAAAACTGAACAAGGAGAAGATAAAGCCGCTGAAG agaaAGGAGTACCTGATTTCTGGCTTATTGCACTGAAGAACAATGAAATTACCGCTGAGGAG ATAACTGAGCGAGACGAAGGAGCTCTCAAGTATCTCAAAGACATCAAGTGGAACAAGGTTGAAGAACCAAAAGGGTTCAAGCTCGATTTTTTCTTTGATGAGAACCCTTACTTTAAGAACACTGTCTTGTCAAAGACATATCACATGATTGATGAAGATGAGCCTATCCTCGAAAAGGCCATTGG GACGGAGATCGAGTGGTATCCTGGAAAATGTTTGACTCAGAAGATCCTTAAAAAGAAGCCGAAGAAGGGATCTAAAAACACAAAGCCGATCACTAAGACTGAGGACTGTGAGAGTTTCTTCAACTTTTTCAGTCCACCTCAGGTTCCTGATGACGAGGATGATCTTGATGATGACATG GCTGAGGAACTTCAAGGTCAAATGGAGCACGACTATGATATTGG ATCAACcattaaagagaaaataatcTCGCATGCGGTGTCATGGTTCACTGGGGAAGCTGTTGACCCAGATGACCTTGAGAtggatgacgatgatgatgagattgatgaagatgatgatgaggacgaggaagacgatgaggaggatgaggaagacgatgatgaggacgaggaagaagaacaaggaaAGAAG TCATCAGCTGGGCACAAG AAGTCTGGAAGAAGTCAGCTTGCCGAAGGCCAACAAGGTGAGAGACCACCGGAGTGTAAGCAGCAGTGA
- the LOC108823702 gene encoding nucleosome assembly protein 1;2-like isoform X2 has product MSSDKVNNLNMSDLTAALNEEDRAGLVNALKNKLQNLAGQHSDVLENLSPAVRKRVEVLREIQNQHDEIEAKFFEERAALEAKYQKLYQPFYTKRYEIVTGVVEVEGGPEEVKTEQGEDKAAEEKGVPDFWLIALKNNEITAEEITERDEGALKYLKDIKWNKVEEPKGFKLDFFFDENPYFKNTVLSKTYHMIDEDEPILEKAIGTEIEWYPGKCLTQKILKKKPKKGSKNTKPITKTEDCESFFNFFSPPQVPDDEDDLDDDMAEELQGQMEHDYDIGSTIKEKIISHAVSWFTGEAVDPDDLEMDDDDDEIDEDDDEDEEDDEEDEEDDDEDEEEEQGKKKSGRSQLAEGQQGERPPECKQQ; this is encoded by the exons ATGAGCAGCGACAAGGTCAACAACTTGAACATGTCCGATCTCACTGCCG CTCTTAACGAGGAGGATAGAGCTGGGCTTGTCAATGCTCTTAAg AACAAGTTGCAGAATTTGGCTGGACAACACTCTGATGTCCTTGAGAACTTGAGTCCTGCCGTCAGGAAGCGTGTCGAGGTTCTTAGAGAGATTCAG AACCAACATGATGAAATCGAAGCCAAGTTTTTCGAGGAGAGGGCAGCTCTAGAAGCTAAATATCAGAAATTGTATCAGCCTTTCTATACCAAG CGATATGAGATTGTCACTGGTGTGGTTGAAGTTGAAGGTGGACCAGAAGAAGTGAAAACTGAACAAGGAGAAGATAAAGCCGCTGAAG agaaAGGAGTACCTGATTTCTGGCTTATTGCACTGAAGAACAATGAAATTACCGCTGAGGAG ATAACTGAGCGAGACGAAGGAGCTCTCAAGTATCTCAAAGACATCAAGTGGAACAAGGTTGAAGAACCAAAAGGGTTCAAGCTCGATTTTTTCTTTGATGAGAACCCTTACTTTAAGAACACTGTCTTGTCAAAGACATATCACATGATTGATGAAGATGAGCCTATCCTCGAAAAGGCCATTGG GACGGAGATCGAGTGGTATCCTGGAAAATGTTTGACTCAGAAGATCCTTAAAAAGAAGCCGAAGAAGGGATCTAAAAACACAAAGCCGATCACTAAGACTGAGGACTGTGAGAGTTTCTTCAACTTTTTCAGTCCACCTCAGGTTCCTGATGACGAGGATGATCTTGATGATGACATG GCTGAGGAACTTCAAGGTCAAATGGAGCACGACTATGATATTGG ATCAACcattaaagagaaaataatcTCGCATGCGGTGTCATGGTTCACTGGGGAAGCTGTTGACCCAGATGACCTTGAGAtggatgacgatgatgatgagattgatgaagatgatgatgaggacgaggaagacgatgaggaggatgaggaagacgatgatgaggacgaggaagaagaacaaggaaAGAAG AAGTCTGGAAGAAGTCAGCTTGCCGAAGGCCAACAAGGTGAGAGACCACCGGAGTGTAAGCAGCAGTGA